One segment of Parvularcula sp. IMCC14364 DNA contains the following:
- a CDS encoding FMN-dependent NADH-azoreductase, which yields MSENQKILRVDSSMRYEGSVSRQLGDRLIARLGGAVTVRDLAAEQIPFVDEDWIGANFTPEEDRSDAQRAKLAFSDRLVAELKEADVLVLSVPMYNFSAPAAFKAWVDMIARARVTFKYTDNGPVGLLEGKKAYVISTSGGTPLNSDADHLTGYLRKILSFIGITDIEFVEAGLLMVDAQTSVEAAASVIDKVA from the coding sequence ATGTCAGAAAATCAGAAAATCCTGCGGGTGGACAGTTCAATGCGCTATGAGGGGTCAGTGTCACGCCAGCTGGGCGATAGGCTCATCGCCCGTTTGGGCGGTGCGGTTACTGTTCGTGACCTGGCGGCAGAGCAAATCCCTTTTGTAGATGAAGACTGGATAGGGGCCAATTTCACCCCTGAAGAAGACCGGTCCGATGCCCAGCGCGCCAAGCTTGCTTTTTCGGACCGTCTCGTCGCGGAGTTGAAAGAGGCCGACGTGCTGGTCCTGAGCGTGCCCATGTATAATTTCTCCGCGCCTGCTGCCTTCAAGGCATGGGTTGATATGATTGCGCGGGCCCGGGTTACGTTCAAATATACCGACAATGGTCCTGTTGGCCTGCTTGAGGGCAAGAAAGCCTATGTCATCAGCACATCTGGCGGGACGCCGCTCAACAGTGATGCAGATCACCTCACTGGCTATCTGCGCAAGATCCTGAGCTTTATCGGCATTACCGATATTGAATTTGTTGAGGCCGGGCTGTTGATGGTGGATGCGCAGACATCGGTAGAGGCGGCGGCATCCGTCATAGACAAAGTCGCCTGA
- the sfsA gene encoding DNA/RNA nuclease SfsA: MKLPAPLFPGHLVKRYKRFLADIVLDTGEEITAHCANPGSMTGIAPEGARVWVSNSASKTRKLPYSWELVEITEFGRPVMVAINTNNPNRIAFEAIDQGVIPELAGYDTHRREVKYGEKSRIDILLHKEGKPDCYVEVKNVHLLRRADGLAEFTDSVTARGLKHLRELTGMVADGHRAVMLFIIQRGDCLALAPAEDLDPAYAAGLRDAVAAGVETLVWDCEITTQEIVLRRNLPLKL; this comes from the coding sequence ATGAAGTTACCTGCCCCTCTTTTTCCCGGCCATCTGGTGAAACGCTACAAGCGCTTTCTGGCAGATATTGTTCTCGATACCGGCGAGGAAATCACAGCGCATTGTGCTAATCCCGGTTCCATGACGGGCATTGCTCCGGAAGGCGCGCGGGTCTGGGTCAGCAACAGCGCCTCCAAAACCCGCAAACTCCCCTATAGCTGGGAACTGGTTGAAATTACCGAGTTTGGCCGTCCCGTAATGGTCGCGATCAACACCAACAATCCCAACCGGATTGCCTTTGAGGCAATCGACCAAGGCGTGATCCCGGAACTTGCGGGTTATGACACCCACCGCCGGGAAGTAAAATATGGCGAAAAGTCCCGCATCGATATTCTCCTGCATAAAGAAGGCAAGCCGGACTGCTATGTGGAAGTGAAGAACGTCCATCTACTGCGACGCGCCGACGGCCTTGCTGAGTTCACGGACTCCGTGACCGCGCGCGGCCTGAAGCACCTGCGAGAACTGACCGGGATGGTGGCAGACGGACACCGTGCCGTGATGTTGTTTATCATCCAGCGAGGTGACTGCCTGGCGCTGGCACCGGCAGAGGACCTCGACCCGGCCTATGCAGCCGGGCTGCGCGATGCCGTCGCGGCGGGGGTCGAAACACTGGTCTGGGATTGTGAGATTACAACGCAGGAGATTGTTCTGCGCCGCAACCTGCCTTTGAAACTGTAG
- a CDS encoding DM13 domain-containing protein, with product MRLTTFILTAFLALALFSITASASAEDILASGSSWDKVGQRTSGDWAIVARDGAFYIELGENFATRSAPDLKIFLSTEDAATRNNRNGLENTTFVAELTSSSGAQSYRLPDNLDPADFTSLIIYCQAFSKFWAASAI from the coding sequence ATGCGACTGACCACCTTTATACTCACCGCCTTTCTGGCTCTTGCCTTATTCAGTATTACGGCCTCTGCATCAGCAGAAGACATTCTCGCCTCCGGCTCCAGCTGGGACAAAGTTGGACAGCGCACATCCGGCGACTGGGCGATTGTCGCACGTGACGGTGCCTTCTATATTGAGCTGGGCGAAAATTTCGCGACACGCAGCGCGCCTGATCTGAAAATCTTTCTGTCAACGGAAGATGCTGCAACACGCAATAACCGTAACGGGCTGGAAAATACGACTTTCGTTGCAGAGCTCACCAGCTCTAGCGGGGCTCAAAGCTATCGCCTGCCAGACAATCTGGACCCGGCAGACTTCACGTCGCTGATTATCTATTGCCAGGCCTTCTCTAAATTCTGGGCCGCGTCAGCCATCTGA
- a CDS encoding TIGR00282 family metallophosphoesterase, with protein sequence MRLAFFGDVMGRSGRTVLLEHLPRLRRRLKLDFVAVNAENAAGGFGITENICDALFEAGADVITTGNHAFDQRDEISLFDEEQRLLRPANFPSDNPGRGASMISVGGDRHVLVVHLHGQLFMAPMDDPVPALERELGGVSLGRDVHAIIVDMHAEASSEKYALAHYLDGRASLVVGTHTHVPTADAQILPGGTAFQSDLGMCGDYDSVIGMEKSGPISRFVSKMPGNRLQPAAGPGTACGVFVITDDTTGLATHIEPIRVGGRLITSQPAPIDYA encoded by the coding sequence ATGCGCCTTGCGTTTTTTGGAGATGTGATGGGTCGGTCCGGCAGGACTGTCTTGCTGGAGCACTTGCCCCGATTGCGCCGACGCCTGAAACTCGATTTCGTTGCGGTAAATGCTGAAAATGCCGCTGGCGGTTTTGGTATTACAGAGAATATTTGCGACGCCCTTTTCGAGGCCGGCGCCGATGTCATCACCACTGGCAACCATGCTTTTGATCAGCGGGATGAGATTTCCCTTTTCGACGAGGAGCAACGCCTGCTCCGGCCCGCCAATTTTCCAAGTGACAATCCGGGCCGCGGGGCCAGCATGATTTCAGTTGGTGGTGACAGGCACGTATTGGTGGTGCATCTGCACGGTCAGCTATTTATGGCCCCGATGGATGATCCCGTGCCTGCCCTGGAACGGGAACTGGGCGGAGTCAGCCTTGGCCGTGACGTGCACGCCATTATTGTCGATATGCATGCCGAGGCAAGTTCTGAAAAATATGCCCTCGCACATTATCTCGATGGTCGTGCCAGTCTTGTGGTGGGCACGCATACCCATGTGCCCACAGCGGATGCGCAAATCCTGCCCGGTGGCACCGCCTTTCAGAGCGACCTTGGCATGTGCGGAGATTATGACAGCGTTATCGGCATGGAAAAATCAGGTCCGATTTCACGCTTTGTCTCCAAAATGCCGGGAAACAGATTGCAGCCAGCTGCCGGGCCGGGCACGGCCTGCGGCGTGTTTGTGATTACCGATGATACAACAGGGCTTGCGACGCATATCGAACCGATACGCGTTGGCGGCAGGCTGATCACAAGCCAGCCTGCTCCGATAGATTACGCCTGA
- a CDS encoding molybdopterin-binding protein, whose product MGRSPVFGEAGLADSLITRHTPACEPVREHVHECVTRAKADCSCNSYRKAATSKPMSSDQKSAAVIAIGDELLSGRTRDANLHYLAGWLTARGINLREARVIPDEHETIMRTVNELRARTDYLFTSGGIGPTHDDITADAIAAAFDLPIEENTEAITVMQEYYTGRGEALNPGRHRMARMPKGATLVHNEVNGPPGFQIGNVFVLAGVPAIFRSMLTDIDARLSHGPVSKAYTVKGPAIESALSEGLGILQSRNPDVSIGSYPGKSGRRGTLSVVSRGLDELKVRGVALEIVALMNEKGYQATLEEGDGGTE is encoded by the coding sequence ATGGGTCGTTCTCCTGTGTTCGGTGAGGCTGGCTTAGCCGACAGTCTGATCACGCGCCATACACCAGCGTGTGAGCCGGTCCGTGAGCATGTTCACGAATGCGTCACTCGGGCGAAGGCCGATTGCAGTTGCAACAGCTATCGGAAAGCGGCTACGTCAAAGCCCATGTCATCAGATCAGAAATCGGCAGCTGTCATTGCTATTGGGGATGAATTGCTTTCTGGCCGGACGCGCGATGCCAACCTGCATTATCTGGCGGGGTGGCTGACAGCCAGAGGCATCAACCTTCGTGAAGCCCGGGTTATTCCGGATGAGCATGAAACCATTATGCGTACCGTGAATGAGTTACGGGCCCGGACGGACTATCTATTTACATCCGGCGGCATCGGACCAACCCATGATGACATTACAGCAGATGCGATCGCAGCAGCATTTGACCTTCCGATAGAAGAAAACACTGAAGCGATCACCGTCATGCAGGAATATTACACTGGACGCGGGGAGGCATTAAACCCCGGTCGCCACCGCATGGCGCGTATGCCCAAAGGGGCGACGCTGGTGCATAATGAAGTCAACGGCCCGCCGGGCTTTCAGATTGGTAATGTCTTTGTTCTGGCTGGTGTGCCAGCGATATTCAGAAGTATGCTGACGGACATAGATGCGCGTCTTTCGCACGGGCCGGTGAGCAAGGCATATACCGTTAAGGGGCCTGCCATTGAAAGTGCCCTGTCCGAAGGTCTTGGTATTCTGCAGTCGCGTAATCCTGATGTCTCAATCGGCAGCTATCCTGGCAAGTCGGGTCGGCGCGGCACATTGTCGGTCGTCTCGCGCGGGCTGGATGAGTTGAAGGTGCGCGGTGTTGCTCTGGAAATTGTCGCTCTCATGAATGAGAAAGGCTATCAGGCGACACTGGAAGAAGGCGATGGCGGTACGGAATAA
- a CDS encoding L-serine ammonia-lyase, whose amino-acid sequence MLSVFDIFKIGVGPSSSHTVGPMIIARRFMENVRAAGVLAEVTRITAELKGSLALTGIGHGTDRALYLGLMGEEPRTIETGTIEKRLSAMKADCRISLLGAHEIAFDPAKDVDFRGDIVPEAHPNGMRLSALDEAGKILLSETWYSIGGGFVRREDEMGREDSEEALDFRYPFSSADELVEKCNVEGLMVHQLIARNEDSFRPREETFRQLDEIWMVMSRCIDRGLITQGTLPGGLDVKRRAPAMYEKLRRHGPLNEREALFDWLNVYAMAVNEENAAGGQVVTAPTNGAAGIIPSVIKFYCANDGLAEMEKIRIFLTTAAGIGMLYKQKASISGAEMGCQGEVGVACSMAAGGLAAVWGGTPDQVEHAAEIGMEHNLGLTCDPVGGLVQIPCIERNAIGAVKAVNAARLATQSDGQHKVSLDQVIETMRQTGLDMNSKYKETSEGGLAVNVVEC is encoded by the coding sequence ATGCTGAGTGTTTTTGACATATTCAAAATAGGTGTCGGGCCGTCCAGTTCCCACACGGTTGGGCCTATGATTATTGCCCGGCGGTTCATGGAAAATGTCAGGGCCGCAGGAGTTCTCGCTGAGGTCACAAGGATTACTGCTGAATTAAAGGGCTCGCTCGCGCTGACTGGCATCGGTCACGGCACGGACCGCGCGCTCTATCTTGGCCTGATGGGCGAAGAGCCCCGCACGATTGAAACAGGGACAATCGAAAAGCGCCTCTCGGCCATGAAGGCGGACTGCCGGATCAGTCTTCTGGGTGCACATGAAATTGCCTTTGATCCGGCCAAAGATGTCGACTTCCGGGGGGATATTGTTCCTGAAGCGCATCCCAATGGTATGCGCCTTTCGGCGCTTGATGAAGCCGGCAAGATCTTGCTGTCAGAGACATGGTATTCCATAGGCGGCGGCTTTGTGCGTCGTGAAGACGAAATGGGCAGGGAAGACAGCGAGGAAGCTCTTGACTTCCGGTATCCTTTTTCTTCCGCAGACGAACTGGTCGAAAAATGCAATGTCGAAGGATTGATGGTGCATCAGTTGATTGCACGCAACGAAGACAGTTTTCGACCGCGCGAAGAAACCTTCCGGCAACTTGATGAAATATGGATGGTCATGTCCCGTTGCATTGATCGTGGGCTGATTACACAAGGCACATTGCCGGGTGGACTGGATGTGAAGCGCCGGGCACCAGCCATGTATGAGAAACTGCGGCGGCACGGGCCGCTGAACGAGCGTGAGGCGCTTTTTGACTGGCTCAATGTCTATGCCATGGCGGTTAATGAAGAAAATGCAGCAGGCGGGCAGGTGGTTACTGCACCCACAAATGGGGCTGCCGGGATTATTCCGTCGGTTATCAAGTTTTATTGTGCCAATGATGGCCTGGCCGAAATGGAAAAAATCCGGATCTTTCTGACGACAGCCGCGGGCATTGGTATGTTGTACAAACAGAAAGCCTCTATTTCCGGCGCTGAAATGGGCTGCCAGGGAGAAGTCGGCGTTGCCTGTTCAATGGCTGCTGGCGGGCTTGCCGCTGTCTGGGGCGGTACGCCGGACCAGGTGGAACATGCCGCCGAAATCGGGATGGAGCACAACCTTGGTTTAACCTGTGACCCTGTTGGCGGACTTGTACAAATTCCGTGTATTGAAAGAAATGCTATTGGGGCCGTAAAGGCCGTCAATGCGGCAAGACTGGCAACGCAATCAGACGGCCAGCACAAGGTATCTCTTGATCAGGTCATCGAGACCATGCGCCAGACAGGTCTCGACATGAATTCCAAATACAAGGAGACCAGCGAAGGTGGTCTTGCTGTAAATGTAGTGGAGTGCTGA
- a CDS encoding LysR family transcriptional regulator, with protein sequence MGQLEEMSVFVEIARAEGITGAAERLNLAPSAVSRRLKDLEARLGTQLVSRTTRHVSLTDAGRTYLAHAERILSDVDEANSDIAQLRSTLAGKIYLAAPLSFGLRHLPDALSTFMKANPEISVEVDMSDRMIDLAAEGFNLALRIGNLEDSSLMARKIAELPAWLAASPDFIEKHGPFKTLEDLHGLPALIYTGGTGKAETINVRTEKKKEDRIPVEPVCLSNNGDLLASLAEHGHGIIRSPCFILQNAVDGGKLVRLFESCDWGTVTLQAVWPPTRHLTARTRALIDFFAMQYANLPPE encoded by the coding sequence ATGGGCCAACTTGAAGAAATGTCTGTCTTTGTGGAAATCGCCCGCGCTGAAGGCATCACCGGCGCAGCGGAGCGGCTCAATCTCGCGCCGTCAGCTGTGTCACGGCGCCTCAAGGACCTAGAGGCCAGACTTGGCACACAGCTTGTCAGCCGGACAACGCGGCATGTCAGTTTAACCGATGCAGGCCGCACTTATCTTGCACATGCTGAGCGTATCCTGAGTGATGTTGATGAAGCCAACAGCGACATCGCGCAACTGCGCTCTACCCTGGCGGGCAAGATTTATCTCGCCGCTCCTCTTTCCTTTGGTCTGCGACATCTGCCAGATGCTCTATCCACTTTCATGAAAGCCAATCCGGAAATTTCCGTTGAGGTTGATATGTCTGACCGTATGATTGATCTCGCCGCAGAAGGCTTCAACCTTGCCTTGCGTATTGGCAATCTCGAAGACTCAAGTCTGATGGCCAGGAAAATTGCCGAACTACCGGCATGGCTCGCCGCAAGCCCGGATTTTATCGAGAAGCACGGCCCGTTTAAGACGCTGGAAGACCTGCACGGCCTGCCAGCCTTGATTTACACCGGCGGCACGGGAAAAGCCGAAACCATCAATGTACGTACAGAGAAGAAAAAAGAAGACCGGATTCCGGTAGAGCCGGTTTGTCTTTCTAATAATGGTGATCTGCTCGCCTCTCTCGCAGAGCACGGTCATGGCATTATCCGCTCACCCTGTTTTATCCTGCAAAATGCTGTGGATGGCGGCAAGCTGGTGCGGCTGTTTGAGAGCTGCGACTGGGGCACTGTCACCCTGCAGGCTGTCTGGCCACCGACACGACACCTGACGGCACGTACCCGTGCACTGATTGACTTCTTTGCGATGCAGTATGCCAATCTGCCACCGGAATAG
- a CDS encoding autorepressor SdpR family transcription factor, producing the protein MSTVFKALSDPTRRRVLELLRQRPMSAGELAAEFDVSKPTMSAHFAVLREANLVASHKDGKQVVYQIRMSVLEDALLGFAQMFGWELQQAPEPNTDSDTDHPQEVTRK; encoded by the coding sequence ATGAGTACCGTTTTCAAAGCACTGTCAGATCCAACCCGGCGCCGCGTGCTGGAGTTGTTGCGCCAGCGTCCTATGAGCGCAGGCGAACTGGCGGCGGAGTTTGACGTTTCCAAGCCAACCATGTCAGCCCACTTCGCCGTTCTGCGCGAAGCAAATCTTGTCGCCTCGCATAAGGATGGCAAGCAGGTTGTCTATCAGATCCGCATGTCTGTTCTGGAAGATGCGTTGCTGGGGTTCGCGCAAATGTTTGGCTGGGAATTGCAGCAGGCACCTGAGCCCAACACTGATTCAGATACAGATCACCCACAGGAGGTCACAAGAAAATGA